The Pedococcus dokdonensis region CCGAGCCAGTTGGGGCCCTCGATGCCGACCCAGCCGAGCACGGTGTTGATCAGCCCGAACTCCTGCTGGAGCAGGAACCGCCAGACCACCGCCACCGCGACGATCGAGGTGATCACCGGGGTGTAGAAGCCGAGCCGGAAGAGCCCGCGCAGCTTGGTGATGCCCTTGTCGAGGGCGATCGCCGCGGCCAGCGCGAGGGCGAGGGTCAGGGGGACGCCGACCACCACGAAGTACGCGGTGTTGAGCATCGACTTGCGGAAGATCGGGTCGGCGAACGCCCTCGTGTAGTTGTCGATCCCCACGAGGTCGACCGCGAACGGCCGCCGCAGGTCGCGGGCCCGGGTGTCCGTGAAGCTCATGAAGAGCGACTGGATGACCGGCCACGCGGTGAAGACGAGGAAGAGGACGCAGAACGGCAGCGCGAGCGTCCAGGCCGCGGCTCCCTGCCGGCGCGGCCGCGCCTTGGCGCCACCCCCACCGGGGGACGGGCTCGCACCCGTCCCCCGCGAGGGGTCACCTCCGTGGTGGTGGCCATGACTACTGGCCGGTGCCGATCGACTCGGCCTGCTGCTGGATCGACTTCAGCGCGGCCTCCGCGTCGGCGTTCTGCTTCATGACCTTCTCCATCTCGGTGTCGAAGCCGGTCGCGACCTGCTCCCACGACGGGAAGCTCGGCGGCGCCTGGGCGGTCTCGAGCTGCTTGCCGAAGGTGGCGAGCTTGGTGTCACCGGCGATGGCCGGGTCCTGCCAGGCGGACTTCACCGAGGGGAGGTCGGTCGACTGCTGGTACCACTTCACCTGGGTCTTCGGGTCACTCAGCCACTTGACGAGCTTCCAGGCGCTGTCGCGGTTCTTCGACTTCTTGAAGACGACGAAGTCCGAGCCACCGACGAACGACGCCGACTTGGTCTTGGCCGGGATCGGCATGACGTCGTACTGGTCCTTCTTCACGCCGACCTTCTCGACGGCCGACATCATCCACGGGCCGGAGATGAACATCGGCACCCGGCCGCTCTTGAAGTCCGGCTCGGTGGTCGGCGTGTTCGGGGCGGCCTTGTCCGAGATCCCTTCGGTGAAGTAGCTCTGGTAGTACTTCACCGCCTCGAGGATCTGCGGGTTGTCGAAGTTGTAGGCCTTGCCGTCGTCCTTGGTGAGGTCCGCGTCGTTGCTCCACGCGAACGGCATGATCGACTGCCACGAGCCCTGGCCACCAGCCTGGAAACCCATGCCGTACTTGGCCCCGGCTTTGGTCTGCATGGCCTTGGCCATGTTCTTCAGGCCGTCCCAGTCGGTCGGCGGCGTGGTGATGCCGGCCTTCTTGGCCAGGTCGGTGCGGTAGAAGACCAGGCGCGTCTCGACGTACCAGGGGATGCCGTAGGACGTGCCGTCGACCTCGGTGGTCTTCTGGGCGCCCTCGAAGTAGGCGGACTTGTCGATCGACGGCGGCGTCGGGTCGAGCGCGTCGAGCCCGGCGAACTCACCCATC contains the following coding sequences:
- a CDS encoding carbohydrate ABC transporter permease; its protein translation is MPFCVLFLVFTAWPVIQSLFMSFTDTRARDLRRPFAVDLVGIDNYTRAFADPIFRKSMLNTAYFVVVGVPLTLALALAAAIALDKGITKLRGLFRLGFYTPVITSIVAVAVVWRFLLQQEFGLINTVLGWVGIEGPNWLGDPHWAMPGLILMAAWRNFGTAMIIFLAGLQAVPWMLHEAAAIDGAGAWQRFRHITLPLLRPTLLFVSVTTGIGYLQFFEEPFVMTNGGPLNSTISMSMYTYRQFGFGNYGYAASMSYIIFVIIAVVTAIQFRLLRDNT
- a CDS encoding sugar ABC transporter substrate-binding protein; translated protein: MRRTTAMAVATLAATALTLTACGRDEAGSTGNETAKDVSAGKATGTLTVWAMGAEGENLPKLVKEFEAANPGVKVNVTAIPWDSAHDKFTTAITAGTTPDAAMVGTTWMGEFAGLDALDPTPPSIDKSAYFEGAQKTTEVDGTSYGIPWYVETRLVFYRTDLAKKAGITTPPTDWDGLKNMAKAMQTKAGAKYGMGFQAGGQGSWQSIMPFAWSNDADLTKDDGKAYNFDNPQILEAVKYYQSYFTEGISDKAAPNTPTTEPDFKSGRVPMFISGPWMMSAVEKVGVKKDQYDVMPIPAKTKSASFVGGSDFVVFKKSKNRDSAWKLVKWLSDPKTQVKWYQQSTDLPSVKSAWQDPAIAGDTKLATFGKQLETAQAPPSFPSWEQVATGFDTEMEKVMKQNADAEAALKSIQQQAESIGTGQ